In a genomic window of Mustela nigripes isolate SB6536 chromosome 8, MUSNIG.SB6536, whole genome shotgun sequence:
- the LOC132023667 gene encoding uncharacterized protein LOC132023667 — MPPGEGQGRGRGRVSAGEGGGGRPAGSPASSSRAGGGACPRRLLPLGSAPALEARVRVGASKRVCSPSSSLSPVVRTGLGRRRLSGSLASRCGPSGWERRRSARAGRRRLRAPRRYLSQSVARVDGCVVLPAPRGRLSEKPRPTATVPAPSLSAASARSQAQGPRPTLDSCLPCSVSSRGPPPHLGQRRRVSSEAAGSVSRQRRLL; from the exons ATGCCGCCGGGGGAGGGccagggccggggccgggggcgggtcTCGGCCGGCGAGGGGGGCGGTGGCCGGCCGGCGGGGTCGCCGGCGTCGTCTTCCCGGGCCGGAGGCGGGGCGTGCCCGCGGCGGCTCCTCCCCCTGGGCTCCGCGCCGGCTCTGGAAGCCCGAGTGCGGGTGGGAGCAAGCAAGCGAGTgtgttctccttcctcctccctctctcccgtCGTCCGCACTGGGCTGGGGCGGCGGCGCCTGAGCGGTTCCCTCGCGAGCCGGTGTGGACCCAGcggctgggagaggaggaggagcgcCCGGGCCGGGCGGAGACGCTTGCGGGCTCCGCGCAGGTACCTCAGCCAATCAGTGGCCAGAGTCGACGGTTGCGTAGTTCTCCCCGCCCCCAGGGGTCGCCTCTCCGAGAAGCCACGCCCAACTGCTACCGTACCGGCTCCCTCTCTTTCAGCGGCTTCCGCGCGGTCCCAAGCGCAG GGCCCTAGGCCGACTTTGGactcctgcctcccctgctctgtctcctcGCGGGGGCCGCCGCCCCACCTCGGCCAGCGCCGCCGGGTTTCCTCCGAGGCCGCAGGGAGCGTGTCCCGGCAGCGGAGGTTGCTCTGA